The Thermobifida halotolerans sequence CGGCAGCGACGTGGTCATCGGCCTGGGCGGCGGCTCGGCGATCGACACCGCCAAGGCCGCCGGGGACGAGGCGGGTGTCCGCTGGGTGAGCGTGCCGACCGTGGCCTCCACCGACGCGCCCACGTCGGCGCTGTCGGTCATCTACACCCCGGACGGCGCGTTCGAGTCCTACCGGTTCTACTCGCGCAACCCCGATCTCGTGCTCGTCGACACCCAGCTCGTCGCGAACGCGCCGGTCCGGTTCCTGGTCGCCGGGATCGGGGACGCGCTCGCCACCTGGATCGAGGCCCGCGCGGTGCAGCGCGCCAGCGGGCCGACGATGGCCGGCGGGCTGGCCACGCACGCCGGTATAGCGCTGGCCCGGGTGTCCTGGGACATCCTGTGGGAGAACGCGCTGCCCGCGGTCGAGGCGGTGCGCCAGAACCTGGTGACTCCCGCCGTGGAGGCGGTCGTGGAGGCGAACACGCTGCTGTCCGGGATGGGCTTCGAGTCGGGCGGCCTGGCCGGGGCGCACGCGATCCACGACGGACTGACCGCCGTCCCGCACACGCACCACCTGGCGCACGGCGAGAAGGTCAACATCGGGTCGATCACCCAGCTCGTGCTGGAGGGGGCGTCATCGACCGAGATCCGCGAGTTCGTGGAGTTCACCGCGCGTCTGGGGCTGCCCACGACGCTCACCGAGGCGGGACTGGGCGACGCCGACGAGGAGGTGCTGCGCACCGTGGTGGCGGCGGCGACCGTTCCGGAGGAGACCATCCACAACCTGCCGTTCCAGGTGGCGGCGGACGACGTCCTGGACGCGCTCAGGTCGGTCGAGTCGCTGGGGCGGTCGGTGCGCGCCGAGGCGGGGTTGCCCGAGCCGCAGGCCCCGGAGGAGCACCTGGCGAAGGTTCCGACCGCCCGTATGGCCTGACCTCCTCCCCGCGTCGGCCCCGGGGCGGGAAGGGGCCGCCTTCTCCGGTGGCCCTCTCCAGAGAGGGCGCCGCGGGGGTCAGGGCCGCAGGACGACCGGGAACTCCTTCAGGCTGTTGACGATCACCGACGGGTTGGCCACGAGGTCGGAGTCGGCCACGGCCAGCCGCATGTCGGGGAAGCGCTCGACCAGCACGGGCAGCGCGACCTGCGCCTCCAGACGGGCCAGCGGCGCGCCCGGGCACACGTGCGGACCGTAGCCGAAGGAGATGTGGCGGCCGTCGGACCGGGTGATGTCGAAGGCGTCGGAGTTCTCGCCGTGCTGGGCGGGGTCGCGGCCGATCGCGCCGTAGGAGACCATCACCGGGTCGCCCTTGGCGATGGTGACGCCGCCGTACTCGATGTCCTCGGTGGCGAACCGGAAGATGAAGTTGGTGGTGGGCGGGTCCCAGCGCAGCGACTCCTCCACCGCCGCCTCCCAGGTGGCCCTGCCCGAGCGCAGCAGTTCGAGCTGGTCGGGGTGGGCCAGCAGGGCGCGCACCGTGTTGGTGAGCAGGTTGACGGTGGTCTCGTGTCCGGCCGCCACCACGACCTGGAGCGTGCCCAGCACCTCCTCGTCGGTCAGCGAGTCGCCGTTCTCGTCGGCCTGGAGCAGCGCGGTGGTGAGGTCGTCGCCGGGGTCGGCCTTCTTCTCCGCGATCAGGTCGGTGTAGAACCGCACCAGCGCCTCGCGGGTGGCGACGAAGTCCTCCGGCGCGGTGACGGAGCTGAAGAACTTGTCGTAGAGCGCCCGCAACCGGCCGTGCGCGGCCCCCGCCACCCCGAACAGCTCGCCGATCACCCGCATCGGCAGCTTGAACGAGAACTCCGACTTCAGGTCCTGGACCTGGTCGGCGCGCTCCTCCAGGGCGTCCAGCAGCTCGTCGGTGATCTGACGCACCCGGGGTCGCAGCAGCTCCACCCGCCGCGGGGTGAACGCCTGGGCGACGAGGGCGCGCAGCCGCCTGTGGTCGGCGCCGTCCGCGCCCAGCAGACTGGTGGGGGTCGGCGGGATGACGCTGAGCAGCGGCCAGGTCGGGGAGATCTCGCCGCGGTGGTAGGCGGCCCAGTGCGCCATGTTCTTCGACAGGCGGGCGTCGGTGAGCAGGTCGCGGGCGGCCCGGTGGTGGGTGATCGACCAGGTCCGCACCCCGCCGGGCAGCTCCACCCGGGCGATCGGCCCGGCAGCGCGCAGGCGTCCGCGCTCCCCCTCCAGGTCGGAGACGTAGGGGTCGAGGACGATCGGTGTGTCGGCGGGCGAAGTCATCACTGGCCTCCAAGGGGGGTGACGGGGGTGAAGGTGACCGGAAGCGCGACGAGGCCGCGCATCCACGGGGAGGGGCGCCACTGCAGTTCGCCGACTCCGACGGCGAGCTCCACGTCGGGCAGCCGGTCCAGCAGCACCTCGACACCCGCCGCGGCGATGATCTCCGCGAGCTCCTGTGCCGGGTAGGGACAGCGGTGCTCGCCGTGGGAGAACGACAGGTAGGCCTGGTTGCCCCGGCCCGGGGAGGCGCCGGGGCAGGGGCTGACGCGCGGGTCGGTGTTGGCTCCCGCCAGGCCGAGCAGCACGAGGTCTCCGGCGCGGAGCGGCTGACCGCCCAGTTCGACGTCCTGGGCGGCGTAGCGGCCCAGGTAGTTCTGGGTGGGGGTGTCCTCCCACAGGACCTCGGTGAGCGCCTCGCGCACACTGCTGCGCGCCCCCGTCAGCGACGCGGCGAACCGGTCGTCGGTGAGCATCAGGCGCAGGGCGTTGCCGAGCCACTCGGTGGTGGGCTGGTGGCCCCCGCCCAGCAGCACCACCAGGTTGGGGACGAGTTCCTGGTCACCGAGGTCCGCGGGGTGGGCCAGCAGCCGGGAGACCACGTCGGGGCCGGGCCGCTGCCGCCGGGCCGCCACCAGCTCACCCATCGTCTTCAGCAGGAACTGCTGGGCCCGCCTCGCCTCGGGACCGCCGTCGATCATGGTGGTCATCGCGTCCGCGAGCACGTCGGCGCGCGCCGGGTCCAGCCCGTACAGCCGTCCCAGCACCATGGCGGGCAGGCGCGCGGCGTAGTCGGCGCGCAGGTCGGCCTTCGACCCGGTGCAGAAGCCGTCGATCAGCCGGTCGGCGGCCTGCACCGCGTACTGCCGCACCTCGTGCTGGTCGGCCCCGGCCAGCGCGTCGTTGAGCGCCCCGGCCAGGCGGCGGTGCTCCTCCCCCTCCGAGCACAGCACGGTGGGGCTGCGCATCACCATCGGCATCAGCGGCCAGTCATCGGGCACCCGGTCCCAGGCGTTCCACCGCCGGGAGCTGCGGGCGAACAGGTCCGGGTGGCTGAGCACGTAGTGCAGTTCCCGGTAACCGATCACCAGCCACGCGGGGATGTCGCCGTCCAGCAGCACCGGGGCGACCGGCCCGTACCGGGTGCGCATCTGCCGGTACAGCTCGGTGGGCGCGGTCTGGAACCGCGGACCGTACAGGCGGAAGGCGGAGGGCGCGGCGGCGCTCCCGCCGTGCGGCGTGCTCATCGGACGACCTCCCGCACCGTCGATCGCACGTGGTGGACCAGGGTGATCAGCACCTGTTTGGCTGATTCGCGTCGGCGGGCGTCGCAGGACACCAGGGGGACCGAGTCCGCGAGGTCGAGGGCCGCGCGGATCTGGTCGAGGGTGTAGGACGTGCCGAAGTTGTTGTGGGCGACGACGAAGGGCGTGCGCTGCGCCTCCAGTCGGTCGATGGAGTACCAGGAGTCCTCCAGCCGCCGGGCGTCGACCAGCACGACCGCGCCCAGCGCTCCGGTGAACAGCCGGTCCCACAGGAACCAGAAGCGCTCCTGTCCCGGCGCGCCGAACAGGTAGAGCACGGACGTGGCGTCCACGGTGATGCGGCCGAAGTCGAACGCCACGGTGGTGGTGGTCTTGTCGGTGACGCCGCGGAGGCTGTCCACCCCGGCTCCCGCCTGGGTCATCGTCTCCTCGGTGTTGAGGGGGCGGATCTCGCTGACCGAGCGGACCAGGGTGGTCTTGCCGACGCCGAATCCGCCGACGACGACGAGCTTCAGGCCCTGTGCGGCGGTGGCGGGCAGGGCCGACGGCGGGTCGGGGTTCTCAGAGTTCGTGGAGCGCAACGAGCACCTTCTCCAGCACGTCCGGGGGAACGGGGGCCGCGGACCTCGCGGCGGTGGGATGGCGGGCGGTGATGTGCCCGGCGTCGAGCAGGTCGGTCAGCAGGATGCGGACCACGGTGACCGGGAGCTCCAGCCGGGCGGCGATCTCCACGACCGCCACGGGGCGTCGGCACATCCGCAGGATGCGGACGTGTTCGGACTGCATTCCGGGGACCGGGTCGGACTCGGTGACGATCAGCGTCACCGAGTCGAAGGAGTCGTCCCCGCCCCGGCTGCGCCCGGAGGTGATGACGTAGAGGCGGTCGGGGGTCTCCCGGTCGATGGGGCGGCTCATGCCCCACCGGGGGCCGGCCCGGCCGTGTCGCGGGAGTCGACGGTGAGGTACTCGCCGATCTGCTCGACGAGTTCGTTCATGTTGTGGCCGGTGAGGCCGGGGTCGGCGTCCTCTCCGGCGACGACGGCCAGGTGCGCGCCCGCGCCCGCCTCGACGATGAACAGCAGTCCGCCGTAGAACTCGGCCATGGCCTGGCGGACTCCGCCGCCTCCGTCGCCGAACTCGACGGACGCGCCGTGGGCGAGGCTCTGCATGCCCGCCGCGATGGCCGCCAGGTGGTCGGCCTGGTCGGTGCCCAGTCCGACGGTGTGGCACAGTTTCAGGCCGTCGCGGGAGAGCACGAGCGCGTGCCGGGCGCCGGGGGTGCGTTCCAGCAGTCCTTCCAGGAGCCAACCGAGTTTGGTGAGGTCCATCAGGATCTGTCCTCCTGGGTGCGGTGAGGGGGTGCCTTGCGTACCGCGGCGCGGAACGCCTTGAAGCCTTCGGACGGGGTGACCGGTGCGGATCGGGTGGGCGGCGGTGGGGTCCGGTCGCGCTGTGCCGCGGCGAGGGTCTGGCCGCGGCGCCGAATCGGCAGGCCGCTGTCGCCGCGGACGGCGCCCTCCGCGGCGGGTTCGCGCGGTGGCTGTCCGGCCGGGGCGGTCGGGGTCTCGGGCGGCGGGGTGTGCCGACCGGGCGCGGGCGGCGGTGACGGGAGGTCGGGGGTGACGGGGTCGCCGGGTTTGAGGATGCGCTGCGGCAGCAGCAGGACGGCCGCGGTGCCGCCTCGGGAGGAGGGGCGGAAGGAGACCGAGAGGCCGTACCTGCGGGCGAGGCTGCCGACCACGGCCAGGCCGAGCCGGGTGCCGGAGAGGGCGCTCAGGTCGGTGTCGCCGCTCACCGCCTCACGGGCCCGGCGCAGCGCCTCCTCTCCCATGACGAGGCCGCCGTCCTCGACGATGACCGCGGCTCCGGCCTGCACCTCCTCCACGTACACGTGGACCTCGGAGGTGGGCGGGGAGAACCTGGCGGCGT is a genomic window containing:
- a CDS encoding glycerol dehydrogenase, whose translation is MAETTATLVVTRSLIAPARYVQGRGVLADLGRYVAAIGSTPLILTDDVVRQMTESTINESFRQAGLPTRFEEFGGTPTAAEARRVADAIGEHGSDVVIGLGGGSAIDTAKAAGDEAGVRWVSVPTVASTDAPTSALSVIYTPDGAFESYRFYSRNPDLVLVDTQLVANAPVRFLVAGIGDALATWIEARAVQRASGPTMAGGLATHAGIALARVSWDILWENALPAVEAVRQNLVTPAVEAVVEANTLLSGMGFESGGLAGAHAIHDGLTAVPHTHHLAHGEKVNIGSITQLVLEGASSTEIREFVEFTARLGLPTTLTEAGLGDADEEVLRTVVAAATVPEETIHNLPFQVAADDVLDALRSVESLGRSVRAEAGLPEPQAPEEHLAKVPTARMA
- a CDS encoding cytochrome P450 family protein, coding for MTSPADTPIVLDPYVSDLEGERGRLRAAGPIARVELPGGVRTWSITHHRAARDLLTDARLSKNMAHWAAYHRGEISPTWPLLSVIPPTPTSLLGADGADHRRLRALVAQAFTPRRVELLRPRVRQITDELLDALEERADQVQDLKSEFSFKLPMRVIGELFGVAGAAHGRLRALYDKFFSSVTAPEDFVATREALVRFYTDLIAEKKADPGDDLTTALLQADENGDSLTDEEVLGTLQVVVAAGHETTVNLLTNTVRALLAHPDQLELLRSGRATWEAAVEESLRWDPPTTNFIFRFATEDIEYGGVTIAKGDPVMVSYGAIGRDPAQHGENSDAFDITRSDGRHISFGYGPHVCPGAPLARLEAQVALPVLVERFPDMRLAVADSDLVANPSVIVNSLKEFPVVLRP
- a CDS encoding cytochrome P450, whose product is MSTPHGGSAAAPSAFRLYGPRFQTAPTELYRQMRTRYGPVAPVLLDGDIPAWLVIGYRELHYVLSHPDLFARSSRRWNAWDRVPDDWPLMPMVMRSPTVLCSEGEEHRRLAGALNDALAGADQHEVRQYAVQAADRLIDGFCTGSKADLRADYAARLPAMVLGRLYGLDPARADVLADAMTTMIDGGPEARRAQQFLLKTMGELVAARRQRPGPDVVSRLLAHPADLGDQELVPNLVVLLGGGHQPTTEWLGNALRLMLTDDRFAASLTGARSSVREALTEVLWEDTPTQNYLGRYAAQDVELGGQPLRAGDLVLLGLAGANTDPRVSPCPGASPGRGNQAYLSFSHGEHRCPYPAQELAEIIAAAGVEVLLDRLPDVELAVGVGELQWRPSPWMRGLVALPVTFTPVTPLGGQ
- a CDS encoding GTP-binding protein — encoded protein: MRSTNSENPDPPSALPATAAQGLKLVVVGGFGVGKTTLVRSVSEIRPLNTEETMTQAGAGVDSLRGVTDKTTTTVAFDFGRITVDATSVLYLFGAPGQERFWFLWDRLFTGALGAVVLVDARRLEDSWYSIDRLEAQRTPFVVAHNNFGTSYTLDQIRAALDLADSVPLVSCDARRRESAKQVLITLVHHVRSTVREVVR
- a CDS encoding DUF742 domain-containing protein, with product MSRPIDRETPDRLYVITSGRSRGGDDSFDSVTLIVTESDPVPGMQSEHVRILRMCRRPVAVVEIAARLELPVTVVRILLTDLLDAGHITARHPTAARSAAPVPPDVLEKVLVALHEL
- a CDS encoding roadblock/LC7 domain-containing protein, with the protein product MDLTKLGWLLEGLLERTPGARHALVLSRDGLKLCHTVGLGTDQADHLAAIAAGMQSLAHGASVEFGDGGGGVRQAMAEFYGGLLFIVEAGAGAHLAVVAGEDADPGLTGHNMNELVEQIGEYLTVDSRDTAGPAPGGA